A single window of Leishmania panamensis strain MHOM/PA/94/PSC-1 chromosome 35 sequence DNA harbors:
- a CDS encoding protein transport protein Sec23-like protein (TriTrypDB/GeneDB-style sysID: LpmP.35.6600), translating to MSDEYGYVNYAAQYRQQQPQAYGVSASAYGGDGLTNNYGGYGFQNEAYQQYSAQQPYGYEHRQQQEAPVQKQQCNQYANGSEQHQNQQTYNQQPRAQAASFGQPALGTVEETPAETTTRWSWSLYSMNRIDGARMVAPLGCLYSPLGTSCTQLNYAPTQCSVCGGVLNPYATLDPRSRMWGCPLCHTKNVLPPQHQQANEYNLPPEMQPSSATVEFVARMPYRNPPTFMLVVDTCLDTDEELQGLRDFLVQSLRMIPEYANVAIITYGTTVSMHEISGPAAYPRAMMLRGTQEMTVEQLKAILPDPKRFVAPLRNCAAYMTQLISSMSRDLWPVMKGHRPLRCTGAALSVAASLLQIVSPNTGSCILTFMSGVCTSGPGTVVDVSREKMIRVHADIRDETAAATYWSTSCAFYENLMHRIVAQGHSLNCFVASLDQFGLAEMRTCVQSSGGVVLNAESWLEEPFRISLHQFFARREDGTLMLGLNATMDVITSPTWKVQGVIGPCVGTGKMSASVAEYEIGLGGTCQWTTCQLDSTTTFAIYYDTASTQSAEATRNPLRYTQIVTKYEMGQETHTRVTTLTLRQAQNPPIQDLVAAFDQETAAVLLAREAVHKTSSMPLFDVLRWLDRTVVRLISRFGEYTKDQPDSLRLPKEFVYFPAFMYHLRRSGYLQIFNSSPDETAFLRLQLLKSNVEDSIVQIQPTLYSYRMDAAPQPVPLDSTAIQPDNVLLLDTFFEVLIHYGSTIAAWKKAGYAEHEDYAHFKKFLEVPLADAQVLVSSRYPTPRLIDVCQDDPDARILYNRINPSRSYASADGGAYGSHEGELVYTDDASLQVFMQHLKKLAVAQ from the coding sequence ATGAGCGACGAATATGGCTACGTAAACTACGCGGCCCAGtaccgccagcagcagccccagGCGTATGGAGTCAGCGCCAGTGCGTACGGTGGTGATGGACTGACAAACAACTACGGTGGCTATGGTTTCCAAAACGAGGCATACCAACAGTATAGCGCTCAGCAACCATACGGGTATGAGCACCGCCAGCAACAAGAGGCACCAGtccagaagcagcagtgcaatCAATACGCGAATGGTagcgagcagcaccagaaCCAGCAGACATACAATCAACAGCCACGAGCACAGGCCGCTTCCTTTGGCCAGCCCGCCTTGGGTACAGTGGAAGAGACTCCTGCCGAGACGACAACTCGTTGGTCGTGGTCGCTTTACTCCATGAACCGCATCGACGGCGCACGCATGGTGGCCCCGTTGGGTTGTCTGTACTCCCCCCTCGGCACCTCTTGTACTCAGCTCAACTATGCCCCGACACAGTGCAGTGTGTGCGGAGGGGTGCTGAACCCGTACGCCACTCTCGACCCCCGCAGTCGCATGTGGGGGTGTCCGCTGTGCCACACCAAGaatgtgctgccgccacagcatcAGCAAGCGAATGAGTACAATCTGCCGCCAGAGATGCAGCCGTCCTCGGCGACAGTAGAATTTGTGGCGCGTATGCCATACCGCAACCCGCCCACATTCATGCTAGTCGTCGACACGTGCCTCGATACGGACGAGGAGCTACAAGGTCTGCGTGACTTCCTGGTACAGTCTCTGCGGATGATCCCAGAGTACGCAAACGTGGCGATTATCACGTACGGCACGACCGTTAGCATGCACGAGATCTCCGGGCCTGCAGCGTACCCGCGTGCCATGATGCTGCGTGGCACGCAGGAGATGACGGTGGAGCAGCTAAAGGCGATCTTGCCGGACCCCAAGCGATTTGTGGCACCGTTGCGCAACTGTGCTGCCTACATGACGCAGCTCATCTCCTCCATGTCCCGCGACCTCTGGCCCGTTATGAAGGGCCATCGGCCACTGCGGTGCACCGGGGCTGCGCTCTCGGTCGCGGCGAGTCTGCTGCAGATCGTGTCGCCAAACACGGGCTCCTGCATCCTTACGTTCATGTCCGGCGTGTGCACGTCGGGTCCGGGCACTGTGGTAGACGTGAGTCGCGAAAAGATGATCCGCGTGCACGCCGACATCCGCGACGAGACGGCGGCCGCCACGTACTGGAGCACCTCATGCGCATTCTACGAAAATCTGATGCACCGCATTGTCGCGCAGGGTCACTCTCTCAACTGCTTTGTCGCCTCCCTGGACCAGTTTGGCTTGGCTGAGATGAGGACATGCGTGCAATCCTCCGGCGGTGTTGTGCTGAATGCGGAGTCGTGGCTCGAGGAGCCATTTCGCATCTCCCTTCACCAGTTCTTTGCACGCCGCGAGGATGGAACGCTCATGCTGGGACTGAACGCGACAATGGACGTCATCACGTCGCCAACGTGGAAGGTGCAAGGCGTCATTGGCCCCTGCGTCGGCACTGGCAAGATGTCCGCGTCTGTGGCGGAGTACGAGATTGGACTGGGTGGTACCTGTCAGTGGACGACATGCCAGCTTGACTCGaccaccaccttcgccaTCTATTACGACACGGCCAGCACGCAATCCGCGGAGGCGACTAGAAATCCACTTCGTTACACCCAAATTGTGACGAAGTACGAGATGGGGCaggagacgcacacgcgcgtcaCGACGCTGACGTTGCGGCAGGCGCAGAACCCACCCATCCAAGACCTCGTTGCCGCCTTCGATCAGGAGACCGCTGCCGTTCTGCTGGCTCGCGAGGCGGTGCACAAAACCAGCAGCATGCCGCTCTTTGATGTGCTGCGTTGGCTGGACCGCACGGTGGTACGTCTCATCTCCCGCTTTGGCGAATACACGAAAGACCAGCCTGactcgctgcggctgccgaaAGAGTTTGTGTACTTCCCAGCCTTCATGtaccacctgcgccgctccgGCTACCTGCAAATCTTCAATTCGAGCCCCGACGAGACGGCGTTCttgcgcctgcagctgctcaagtCCAACGTAGAAGACTCCATTGTGCAGATCCAGCCGACCCTCTACAGCTACCGCATGgatgcggcgccgcagccggtGCCACTCGACAGCACAGCCATCCAGCCCGACAAcgttctgctgctggacaCCTTCTTTGAGGTGCTCATTCACTACGGCTCCACCATTGCTGCGTGGAAGAAGGCAGGCTATGCAGAGCACGAGGACTATGCACACTTCAAGAAGTTTCTGGAGGTGCCGCTGGCCGATGCCCAAGTGCTCGTCAGCTCCCGCTACCCCACACCGCGTCTGATCGACGTGTGTCAGGACGACCCCGATGCGCGTATCTTGTACAACCGAATCAACCCTAGTCGCTCCTACGCATCCGCCGATGGTGGGGCCTACGGCTCGCACGAAGGAGAGCTCGTGTACACGGACGACGCCTCCTTGCAGGTGTTCATGCAGCACCTCAAGAAactggcggtggcacagTAG
- a CDS encoding hypothetical protein (TriTrypDB/GeneDB-style sysID: LpmP.35.6620) encodes MGQGLSGGAVLGTALSMAAAPTRMSLADHALIITTCAGFGLALDFTSDCLAKEGKIMIHRDVVLNAHDVLRHVYTFYAPCESNAMAKLFRQKHEWLVLESHGRKFYTVQKCPSTGDVVMDMRLSLRAANDVGLVAAGRPTLTGEIQQRRADMEFDIPSDVQVAYMIAWLRKEDPRWAFSTENSRQFTTRARYALNDF; translated from the coding sequence ATGGGTCAAGGGCTGAGTGGTGGGGCAGTGCTCGGCACGGCGCTCTCCATGGCCGCCGCACCTACCCGAATGTCACTGGCAGATCACGCCTTGATTATTACTACCTGTGCTGGCTTTGGTTTGGCCCTCGACTTTACCAGCGACTGCCTTGCCAAAGAGGGAAAGATAATGATTCACCGCGATGTGGTGCTAAACGCACACGATGTACTCCGACATGTGTACACCTTCTACGCCCCATGCGAGTCCAACGCGATGGCGAAGTTGTTTCGTCAGAAGCACGAGTGGCTTGTGCTCGAGTCGCACGGGCGCAAGTTCTACACCGTGCAGAAGTGCCCTAGCACCGGGGACGTCGTGATGGACATGCGCCTCTCGCTGCGCGCTGCGAACGACGTGGGGCTCGTGGCTGCCGGACGCCCCACACTGACGGGCGAGATTCAGCAACGTCGTGCGGATATGGAGTTTGACATCCCGAGCGACGTGCAGGTGGCGTACATGATTGCGTGGCTCCGCAAAGAGGACCCACGCTGGGCATTTTCAACTGAGAACAGTCGCCAATTCACCACGCGTGCCCGCTACGCTTTGAACGACTTCTAA
- a CDS encoding hypothetical protein (TriTrypDB/GeneDB-style sysID: LpmP.35.6630), which translates to MQRCKCGVSSTTSGAATHHSLLEMFLRERLENWDREAAEAIVAWGRVGGMCSSEYQSQLRKAQATLRETHKEEKRREASVFQAGDGFRTDRYRRLRDRLATEFWTHTQVKLDATPQQRDRQLRTQAQPQANGQTPVSRSPTPQLTPPSCSRQLLRALKDSSTSASSQLTTARAHHMSPTPALRTSPPCSSRGASGGDVAQRGAPRAHKSEAEASNGVESERHTKPTVPLNEHDNVALPGAGSDGSSRLLLSAAGEREVSAAASTPAETPPKIDSFLSETFVVRRLSTHSHLSPSLVEFKHTVQRSHIMLDSSRPVAPPPPQPAHQIGHRWPAAASDVAREDSAGDKGSTPPSVSPGDPSLPHHSRAKPPESHRRRSARERCVNSSARTERSRGEPDADAQEGTPSALSHIISFKRGSHTDDLRSVSSAESYLDHGDHDGR; encoded by the coding sequence ATGCAACGGTGTAAAtgcggcgtcagcagcacaacgtccggcgctgccacccacCATAGTCTGCTGGAGATGTTTCTGCGAGAGCGGCTCGAGAACTGGGATAGGGAGGCCGCTGAAGCCATTGTGGCGTGGGGCCGAGTGGGTGGCATGTGCTCGTCTGAGTATCAGTCGCAGCTACGCAAGGCGCAAGCGACGTTGCGTGAGACgcacaaagaggaaaagcggCGCGAGGCGTCGGTGTTTCAAGCAGGTGATGGTTTTCGGACTGATAGATATCGGCGCCTGCGAGATCGCCTCGCTACTGAATTCTGGACTCATACGCAGGTAAAGCTGGATGCCACTCCACAGCAGCGTGACCGGCAGCTTCGGACCCAGGCGCAGCCGCAAGCGAACGGGCAGACCCCTGTCAGCCGCTCCCCTACGCCCCAACTCACCCCACCGTCGTGCTCTAGGCAACTACTGCGTGCCTTGAAAGACTCATCGACCTCCGCGTCGTCTCAGCTGACAACTGCACGGGCCCATCACATGtcccccacaccagcacTTCGCACGAGTCCGCCCTGCAGTTCCAGAGGCGCCAGCGGAGGCGACGTCGCACAGCGCGGGGCACCGCGCGCGCACAAGtcagaggcggaggcaagTAACGGCGTGGAAAGCGAGAGGCACACAAAGCCCACCGTGCCTCTGAATGAGCATGACAACGTTGCACTGCCCGGCGCCGGAAgtgatggcagcagcaggctgcTCCTCTCAGCGGCAGGCGAGCGTGAAGTCAGTGCTGCAGCCTCAACCCCAGCAGAGACCCCGCCGAAGATCGACAGTTTTCTTTCTGAGACCTTCGTTGTGCGGCGGCTAAGTACGCACAgtcacctctccccttcatTAGTCGAGTTCAAACACACAGTTCAGCGCAGTCATATAATGCTGGACAGCTCGCGGCCAGtcgcgccacctccgccacagcCGGCTCACCAAATTGGTCACCGctggcctgcagctgcctccgATGTGGCGCGAGAGGACTCTGCCGGTGACAAGGGAAGTACGCCGCCATCTGTTTCTCCGGGCGacccgtcgctgccgcatcaCTCGCGTGCGAAGCCGCCTGAGTCGCACCGACGACGTAGCGCCCGAGAGCGATGCGTCAACAGCTCTGCGCGCACGGAGCGGTCTCGCGGTGAACCGGATGCAGACGCACAGGAGGGCACACCAAGTGCTTTGTCGCATATCATTTCCTTCAAAAGGGGTTCGCACACAGATGACCTCCGTTCCGTCTCTTCGGCAGAGTCCTACCTGGATCACGGCGACCACGACGGCCGGTGA
- a CDS encoding hypothetical protein (TriTrypDB/GeneDB-style sysID: LpmP.35.6590), whose translation MLELLLRGYLVYLSFVQPVIHGAQLCHSTDPDALQVANVTLTLIFAWLLEVADVLFLSSIFAMRWLYLCTRIVLALYLANHRFLGAVQIYQRLFASLVDTYFPVIDSVVVRHMQVIGDSGLIQYGAQVSASLLRGITTIAEIAKALIESSTTAVPTPPLSRCMSQERRCRKVKDVRISPPLRPPPAARTISLYRPSLFYDDSDER comes from the coding sequence ATGCtggagttgctgctgcggggcTACCTAGTGTACCTCTCCTTTGTGCAGCCAGTTATCCACGGCGCGCAACTCTGCCACTCCACAGACCCCGATGCACTGCAGGTAGCAAATGTGACGCTGACGCTCATCTTTGCTtggctgctggaggtggctGATGTACTGTTTCTCTCCTCGATTTTCGCGATGCGCTGGCTCTACCTGTGCACCCGCATTGTGCTAGCTCTGTACTTAGCAAATCATCGCTTTCTCGGCGCGGTGCAAATCTACCAAAGGCTATTTGCAAGCCTCGTCGACACCTACTTCCCTGTGATCGACTCCGTAGTCGTACGTCACATGCAGGTCATCGGCGACTCCGGGCTCATTCAGTACGGCGCACAAGTATCCGCCAGTCTGCTGCGGGGAATCACCACTATCGCTGAGATTGCCAAGGCATTGATAGAGTCCTCCACTACCGCGGTGCCTACTCCCCCGCTGTCCCGCTGCATGTCGCAGGAACGCCGTTGCAGAAAGGTGAAGGACGTCCGTatctccccccctctgcgccCACCGCCGGCCGCCCGCACCATCTCACTGTACCGACCGTCACTCTTCTACGACGATAGTGACGAGAGGTAA
- a CDS encoding hypothetical protein (TriTrypDB/GeneDB-style sysID: LpmP.35.6610) — MNREQIARRIDLVGPSTGAIVGVATWCALHGAEADAILNYVAEKMKHKDTTDVVRASLVYVIHELLLSCATHGVSENAKRSTLKAVSLTLPSAVKDTLRQRASDHTAFLIALQKATEWWGMLNLFPAAWLTKLQSTVQEGQEDASHRTTVPSALMQVANLLQRYQHAKEQWVQNRHIKADEGNTSSGIASGQDTASRVASAGAGARGAVVDDAAKRCLIALRKAVESRFERNAALLAWCEAERAELEGRATTSSSGSGVVKMVRGTSSHAPKHDGAGVGYPVKEESGHGDGPSGEAKDEDDVLGSFFS, encoded by the coding sequence ATGAATCGCGAGCAAATTGCCCGCCGCATTGACCTCGTTGGCCCCTCCACTGGGGCCATCGTCGGCGTTGCCACGTGGTGTGCCCTTCACGGCGCTGAGGCGGATGCCATTCTGAACTACGTAGCGGAGAAGATGAAGCATAAGGATACAACTGACGTAGTGCGGGCCTCGCTGGTGTATGTGATTCACGAactgctgctgagctgcgcgACCCACGGGGTCTCAGAGAACGCAAAGCGGTCCACCTTAAAGGCTGTGAGTCTCACCCTGCCAAGCGCAGTGAAGGACACACTGCGGCAGAGAGCAAGCGATCACACGGCTTTTCTGATTGCCTTGCAGAAAGCAACGGAGTGGTGGGGTATGCTGAACCTGTTCCCGGCGGCCTGGCTGACGAAGCTGCAGAGCACCGTTCAGGAGGGACAGGAGGATGCCAGTCACCGCACTACCGTCCCCTCTGCCTTGATGCAGGTTGCCAACCTCCTGCAGCGCTACCAGCATGCCAAAGAGCAGTGGGTACAGAACAGGCACATCAAAGCAGACGAGGGAAATACCAGTAGCGGGATTGCGAGTGGCCAAGACACGGCATCGCGGGTGGCAAGTGCGGGCGCAGGCGCTAGAGGTGCCGTTGTAGACGATGCGGCAAAGCGATGCCTCATCGCCTTGAGGAAAGCTGTGGAGAGTCGCTTTGAGAGAAACGCAGCGTTACtggcgtggtgcgaagcagagCGTGCAGAGCTGGAAGgtcgcgccaccacctccagctcaGGCAGTGGTGTAGTGAAGATGGTGCGCGGTACCTCTTCTCACGCCCCCAAACACGACGGGGCAGGTGTTGGCTATCCAGTGAAGGAGGAAAGCGGGCATGGTGACGGTCCGTCGGGAGAAGCCaaggacgaggatgacgtgCTTGGGTCCTTCTTCTCCTGA